In Vibrio lentus, the genomic stretch ACTAGTATGCGATCCCAAAGGGTTTGTCTTATCAAACTGATATCGACAAAACCAAATCGCTCTTTAACACCACTGACCCAACTTCAAATCTCCCACATAAGTGCCCCTGCCCTGCAACCACTTGTGAAAGCTTCAAATAGATCACTTTTGAATATTGATTCGCACCCAGTTTATGAGCCCTCTTCGAGTGCTTTTTTATATCTAAATGAACCTTTTGGAAAATTTGTCGTGAACGTTTTAAGAAATATTTGCCCTGAGAAAATGGGCAAAGAGCGTAACAAACGAGAGTATGATTTACGCGTACTTAATTGTGTCAGTGAAAGCGAATATGAATCGCGTATGGCAGTTTGGAATAGCTTAACTTTGGTTGCTACTCCGTCTGTTTCAGAAACAAAAGGCTTCATCGATGAGGCTTTCAACAAACTTCAGCAAGACTTGAAAGAAGCGAGCCGCGAGTTATCGATTAACTACACGGACTTCATTGCAATGGCCCATGAAGAACTTAACTACATTAAGGTGTTTGTTGCTGATAAGACCGCACAATACGGCTGGTATGCCGCGATCGTTCTTATGATCATCGGTACTGTTGCTTTATGCGCTCAGTAAACAAAACTGTGTATTCAATAAATTGTCTTAAAAGCTCAAGCGATAGGCCAATTTAGCCTTTCTATGAGCCTGTTCTTTAACTAGAAAACAAATGGTTAACCTCATTTGTTTTCTAGTCTATAACCCCTTCACTCCCCCATTAGAGACAACAGATCCCGCGTCGCTTGTTTTGGATCTTCAGCGTGACATATCGCAGATACCAGTGCTAATCCATGAATACCGCTCTCAACTAACTGCGGGATATTCGATTCGTTAATTCCACCAATACCGACAATCGGTAACTTCGTTGTCTCCAACGCCATTTTAATACCGTCATAACCCCAATGTTTCTTAAGATTTGTCTTAGTCGGTGTGACAAAAAGCGCACTGAGGCCAATGTAATCGATCGGCAGACTATCGGCTTCTTGAAGCTGTTGTTCAGTTTCAATCGACAGACCAAGAATCTTATCTGGACCAATCAACTGACGCGCTAACTCAGCCGGCATATCTGACTGTCCTAAATGCAAGCCGTCAGCATCCACAGCCAACGCAACGTCCACTCGGTCATTAATAATCAACGGCACATTAGAACCTGCCAAAATCGACTTAACGGCCTGCGCTCGTTCAATGAAAGCTCTCACATCTCCATGCTTCTCTCTTACTTGAA encodes the following:
- the thiE gene encoding thiamine phosphate synthase, with amino-acid sequence MNPYKLYLVTDDQQDLETLKFVVEQAIAGGVTMVQVREKHGDVRAFIERAQAVKSILAGSNVPLIINDRVDVALAVDADGLHLGQSDMPAELARQLIGPDKILGLSIETEQQLQEADSLPIDYIGLSALFVTPTKTNLKKHWGYDGIKMALETTKLPIVGIGGINESNIPQLVESGIHGLALVSAICHAEDPKQATRDLLSLMGE